The following proteins are co-located in the Pseudomonas sp. ATCC 13867 genome:
- a CDS encoding CsgG/HfaB family protein, which translates to MPAGSGTDSIRPIDRTGESLMNKLLQASMLGLAISGALLSGGCATESSRAMPVEQVESVSRPYSGPRAPIAVGKFDNRSSYMRGVFSDGVDRLGGQAKTILITHLQQTNRFNVLDRDNMSEIQQEAAIKGQAQRLKGADYVVTGDVTEFGRKEVGDRQLFGILGRGKTQVAYAKVALNIVDISTSEVVYSSQGAGEYALSNREIIGFGGTASYDSTLNGKVLDLAMREAVNRLVSAVESGAWMPSKH; encoded by the coding sequence ATGCCCGCCGGTTCTGGCACGGATTCAATTCGTCCAATTGACCGAACAGGGGAATCCCTCATGAACAAACTGCTGCAGGCATCCATGCTGGGCCTGGCGATCTCCGGTGCCCTGCTGTCCGGCGGCTGTGCCACGGAAAGCTCCCGCGCCATGCCGGTGGAACAGGTGGAAAGCGTCAGCCGGCCCTATTCCGGTCCGCGCGCGCCGATCGCCGTAGGCAAGTTCGACAACCGCTCCAGCTACATGCGCGGGGTGTTCTCCGATGGCGTCGATCGCCTCGGTGGCCAGGCCAAGACCATCCTCATCACCCACCTGCAGCAGACCAACCGCTTCAATGTGCTGGACCGCGACAACATGAGCGAGATCCAGCAGGAAGCCGCCATCAAGGGCCAGGCCCAGCGCCTGAAGGGCGCCGATTACGTGGTCACGGGCGACGTCACTGAGTTCGGCCGCAAGGAAGTCGGCGATCGCCAGCTGTTCGGCATCCTCGGCCGCGGAAAGACCCAGGTGGCCTACGCCAAGGTCGCGCTGAACATTGTCGATATCTCGACTTCCGAGGTGGTGTATTCCAGCCAGGGTGCCGGCGAGTACGCGCTCTCCAACCGCGAAATCATCGGTTTCGGCGGCACCGCGAGTTACGACTCCACCCTCAACGGCAAGGTACTCGACCTGGCCATGCGCGAGGCGGTCAACCGCCTGGTCAGCGCGGTGGAAAGCGGGGCCTGGATGCCCAGCAAACACTGA
- a CDS encoding DUF4810 domain-containing protein, whose amino-acid sequence MSTSRVLRGLGLFAALLLAGCQTQKPLYQWESYQPQVHEYLTGESKEAQLEALERDLQKIKADNGAVPPGYHAQLGLLYLSLGKDDQMMQQFQTEKALFPESATYMDFLMKNARGGK is encoded by the coding sequence ATGAGCACATCGCGTGTGCTGCGTGGCCTGGGCCTGTTCGCGGCGCTGCTGCTGGCCGGTTGCCAGACGCAGAAGCCGCTGTACCAGTGGGAAAGCTACCAGCCGCAGGTCCACGAATACCTCACCGGCGAGTCGAAGGAGGCGCAGCTGGAGGCGCTGGAGCGCGACCTGCAGAAGATCAAGGCTGACAACGGCGCCGTTCCGCCGGGCTATCACGCCCAGCTCGGCCTGCTCTACCTCAGCCTGGGCAAGGACGATCAGATGATGCAGCAGTTCCAGACGGAGAAAGCGCTGTTTCCCGAGTCGGCGACCTACATGGATTTCCTGATGAAGAACGCCCGGGGAGGCAAGTGA
- a CDS encoding nucleoside recognition domain-containing protein produces MLNGLWLGFFIVAAITALSRWLLGGEATVFAAMVESLFAMAKLSVDVMVLLFGTLTLWLGFLRIAEKAGLVEKLAVVLGPLFRRLMPDVPAGHPAIGLITLNFAANGLGLDNAATPIGLKAMKALQELNPSSTTASNAQILFLVLNASSLTLLPVTIFMYRAQQGAVDPTLVFLPVLLATSASTLVGLLSVAVMQRLRLWDPVVLAYLIPGALALGAFMALLAGLSATALAQLSSLLGNLTLFGIIMLFLVVGWLKKVPVYETFVEGAKEGFDVAKSLLPYLVAMLCAVGVLRASGALEMALDGIRWVVEGVGWDTRFVDALPTALVKPFSGSAARAMLLETMQSHGVDSFPALVAATVQGSTETTFYVLAVYFGAVGIQRARHAVGCALLADLAGVLASIGVCYWFFA; encoded by the coding sequence ATGCTCAACGGCCTGTGGCTGGGCTTTTTCATCGTCGCGGCGATCACCGCGCTTTCCCGCTGGCTGCTCGGAGGCGAGGCGACGGTCTTCGCCGCTATGGTGGAAAGCCTGTTCGCGATGGCCAAGCTATCGGTGGACGTGATGGTGCTCCTGTTCGGCACCCTGACCCTCTGGCTGGGCTTCCTGCGCATCGCCGAGAAAGCCGGCCTGGTGGAAAAGCTGGCGGTAGTGCTCGGTCCGCTGTTCCGCCGCCTGATGCCGGACGTGCCCGCCGGCCATCCGGCCATCGGCCTGATTACCCTGAACTTCGCCGCCAACGGCCTGGGCCTGGACAACGCCGCCACGCCCATTGGCCTGAAGGCCATGAAGGCCTTGCAGGAGCTCAACCCCAGCAGTACCACCGCGAGCAACGCGCAGATCCTTTTCCTGGTGCTCAACGCCTCGTCCCTGACCCTGCTGCCGGTGACCATCTTCATGTACCGCGCGCAGCAGGGCGCGGTGGACCCGACCCTGGTATTCCTGCCGGTCCTGCTGGCCACCAGCGCATCGACCCTGGTCGGCCTGCTCAGCGTCGCGGTGATGCAGCGCCTGCGCCTGTGGGACCCGGTGGTGCTGGCCTACCTGATTCCCGGCGCGCTGGCGCTGGGCGCCTTCATGGCCCTGCTGGCGGGGCTGTCCGCCACCGCCCTGGCGCAGTTGTCCTCGCTGCTGGGCAACCTGACGCTGTTCGGCATCATCATGCTGTTCCTGGTCGTCGGCTGGCTGAAGAAGGTGCCGGTCTACGAAACCTTCGTCGAAGGCGCGAAGGAAGGATTCGATGTCGCCAAGAGCCTGCTGCCCTACCTGGTGGCGATGCTTTGCGCGGTCGGCGTACTGCGGGCCTCCGGCGCGCTGGAAATGGCGCTGGACGGCATCCGCTGGGTGGTCGAAGGCGTGGGCTGGGATACCCGCTTCGTCGATGCGCTGCCCACCGCGCTGGTGAAACCCTTCTCCGGCAGCGCCGCGCGGGCCATGCTGCTGGAAACCATGCAGTCCCACGGCGTGGACAGCTTCCCCGCGCTGGTGGCAGCCACGGTGCAGGGCAGCACGGAAACCACCTTCTACGTGCTGGCGGTGTACTTCGGCGCAGTGGGTATCCAGCGGGCCCGCCATGCGGTGGGCTGCGCGCTGCTGGCCGACCTTGCCGGGGTGCTGGCGTCCATCGGTGTGTGCTACTGGTTCTTCGCCTGA
- a CDS encoding Na/Pi cotransporter family protein, which yields MLKLLDLLSAVALLVWGTHIVRTGILRVYGTHLRRVLSHSVQKRPLAFAAGIGVTALVQSSNATALLATSFVATGLMALAPALAIMLGADVGTALMARVLTLDLSWLSPLLIFFGVILFLSRKQTRAGQLGRVFIGLGLIILALQLIVAAAEPMTQAKGVKVLFSSLTGDVMLDALTGALFAMISYSSLAAVLLAATLATSKVISLQVALCLVVGANLGSGILALISSASQNAAGRRVALGSLLFKFAGCLLALPLVGPVAHWMDDWPFRTQELVIAFHVLYNATRCLACLPLTEQMAQLCTRLMPDRQSPEDTVRPRHLDPAALDTPSLALINAVRETLRMGDIVEQMLNHLMQVIHSGDPLLAKQIRKQDDDVDALYTAIKLYLARMPREDLSEPDSRRWAEIIELAINLEQAGDIIEHMLGAVQDKKTSRSRSFSDNGLEEITTLHGQLVSNLRLSLSVFLNGDQEGARRLRRAKQRFRLQERHYAHAHVDRLRQQVVQSIETSSLHLDLISDMKRLNSLFCAIAYAVLDNPDASTGNAGEDEDLALRDGAPAQEQQPSTPGSRAAS from the coding sequence ATGCTCAAACTGCTCGATCTGCTCTCCGCCGTCGCCCTGTTGGTGTGGGGCACACATATCGTCCGCACCGGCATCCTCAGGGTCTACGGCACCCATCTGCGCCGCGTGCTGAGCCACAGCGTACAGAAACGGCCGCTGGCCTTCGCCGCCGGCATCGGCGTGACGGCGCTGGTGCAGAGCAGCAACGCCACTGCGCTGTTGGCAACCTCGTTCGTCGCCACCGGCCTGATGGCACTGGCTCCGGCCCTGGCGATCATGCTCGGCGCGGACGTCGGTACGGCGCTGATGGCGCGGGTGCTGACGCTGGACCTGTCGTGGCTCTCGCCGCTGCTGATCTTCTTCGGGGTGATCCTTTTCCTCAGCCGCAAGCAGACCCGCGCCGGCCAGCTCGGTCGGGTGTTCATCGGCCTGGGGCTGATCATCCTGGCGCTGCAACTGATCGTCGCCGCCGCCGAGCCCATGACCCAGGCCAAGGGCGTGAAGGTGCTGTTCTCCAGCCTGACCGGCGATGTGATGCTCGATGCGCTGACCGGCGCGCTGTTCGCCATGATTTCCTATTCCAGCCTGGCCGCCGTGCTGCTCGCCGCAACCCTCGCCACCTCCAAGGTGATCTCGCTGCAGGTCGCGCTGTGCCTGGTGGTCGGCGCCAACCTTGGCAGCGGCATCCTCGCCCTGATCAGCTCGGCCTCGCAGAATGCCGCCGGCCGGCGCGTGGCCCTGGGCAGCCTGCTGTTCAAGTTCGCCGGCTGCCTGCTGGCGCTGCCGCTGGTGGGGCCGGTGGCCCACTGGATGGACGATTGGCCGTTCCGCACCCAGGAGCTGGTGATCGCCTTCCATGTGCTCTACAACGCTACCCGCTGCCTGGCCTGCCTGCCGCTCACCGAGCAGATGGCACAGTTGTGCACCCGGCTGATGCCCGACCGGCAGTCACCCGAAGACACCGTGCGCCCCCGCCACCTCGACCCGGCGGCACTGGACACGCCGAGCCTGGCGCTGATCAACGCGGTGCGCGAGACCCTGCGCATGGGCGACATCGTCGAACAGATGCTGAACCACCTGATGCAGGTTATCCACAGCGGCGATCCGCTGCTGGCCAAGCAGATCCGCAAGCAGGATGACGACGTCGACGCGCTCTACACCGCGATCAAGCTGTACCTGGCGCGCATGCCCCGCGAAGACCTGAGCGAGCCGGACAGTCGCCGCTGGGCCGAGATCATCGAACTGGCGATCAATCTGGAGCAGGCCGGCGACATCATCGAGCACATGCTCGGCGCCGTGCAGGACAAGAAGACGTCGCGCAGTCGCTCGTTCTCCGACAACGGCCTGGAAGAGATCACCACGCTGCATGGACAACTGGTCAGCAACCTGCGCCTTTCCCTGTCGGTGTTCCTCAACGGCGACCAGGAAGGCGCCCGGCGCCTGCGGCGCGCCAAGCAGCGCTTCCGCCTGCAGGAGCGCCACTACGCCCACGCCCATGTCGACCGCCTGCGCCAGCAGGTGGTGCAGAGTATCGAGACCAGCTCGCTGCACCTGGACCTGATCAGCGACATGAAGCGCCTGAACTCGCTGTTCTGCGCCATCGCCTACGCTGTGCTGGACAACCCGGACGCCAGCACCGGCAATGCCGGCGAAGACGAGGACCTCGCCCTGCGCGACGGCGCGCCGGCACAGGAGCAGCAGCCCTCGACACCGGGCTCCCGCGCGGCGAGTTGA
- a CDS encoding NAD-dependent epimerase/dehydratase family protein, whose protein sequence is MRVLITGAAGFLGQSLLNELAVQHLDWTLIAADVRCLSSQGLRPNIEPLQLDVSVPAKVRYCMEKWRPEAIVHLAAVINPPREMSEAQRYAVEVGGTKALIEAACEAGVQQLIVTSSGAAYGYHPDNAEWIDESQPLRGHPRFLHVRHKQEIEQLLADMRQRYPQLKQLILRPGTILGRRVHNPLIELFDQRKLLGVTGHSSRFVFIWDQDVVNVIRQGLEQGSEGIYNLAGDGALSLREIAELLGKPYRSWPAPLLRAGLGLLKPLGLSSYGPEQVDFLRYRPVLDNRRLKEVFGYQPRYSSREAFLAFLDARGMKG, encoded by the coding sequence ATGCGTGTCCTGATTACCGGTGCGGCCGGTTTCCTTGGTCAGAGCCTGCTCAATGAGCTGGCCGTGCAGCATCTCGACTGGACGCTGATCGCCGCCGATGTCCGTTGCCTGAGCTCGCAGGGCCTGCGCCCGAACATCGAACCGCTGCAACTGGACGTCAGCGTGCCCGCCAAAGTGCGGTACTGCATGGAGAAATGGCGTCCCGAGGCCATCGTGCATCTTGCCGCGGTGATCAATCCGCCGCGGGAGATGTCCGAGGCGCAGCGGTATGCCGTCGAGGTTGGCGGCACCAAGGCGTTGATCGAAGCCGCCTGCGAGGCCGGCGTACAACAACTGATCGTTACCAGTTCCGGCGCCGCTTACGGCTATCACCCCGACAACGCCGAATGGATTGACGAGAGCCAGCCGCTGCGGGGCCATCCGCGCTTCCTCCATGTCCGCCACAAGCAGGAGATCGAGCAGTTGCTGGCCGATATGCGGCAACGTTATCCACAGCTCAAGCAACTGATCCTGAGGCCGGGCACCATTCTCGGCCGGCGTGTGCATAACCCGCTCATCGAGCTGTTCGACCAGCGCAAGCTGCTGGGCGTCACCGGCCATTCCAGCCGTTTCGTATTCATCTGGGACCAGGATGTGGTGAACGTCATCCGCCAGGGCCTGGAGCAGGGCAGCGAGGGCATCTACAACCTGGCGGGCGATGGCGCGCTGTCGCTGCGCGAGATCGCCGAACTGCTCGGCAAGCCCTACCGATCCTGGCCGGCACCGCTGCTGCGCGCCGGGCTTGGGCTGCTCAAGCCGCTGGGACTGTCGAGCTACGGCCCGGAACAGGTGGACTTCCTGCGCTACCGGCCGGTGCTGGACAACCGGCGGCTAAAGGAGGTGTTCGGGTACCAGCCGCGCTATTCCAGCCGGGAGGCGTTCCTGGCCTTCCTCGATGCCCGTGGGATGAAAGGCTGA
- a CDS encoding AraC family transcriptional regulator: MDACSQTQRTPSVSVSLTQAVLLAAVRLGLDRESLLAASGLQEAQLGDPDARIDFPRQESLWGAIQSRLPSHEPGLALGRALSSASFSALGYLLQSSTTLGEALESGLRYQRLVGEGGQVTIEPQAEVIWVAYRPLNPEQPATRARALALLSFWARQLKALLPGLQLAGCRFMHRQPEHLDDYATAFACPLHFDTQDYALGLPKAMAGVALPQANASLRDLLRQHAEGLLARLPSASVSGRVVALLGEQLTRGEPGRAAVASELGLSERTLQRRLAEEGSSYQQLLADTRRQLAERYLSEGNLPATDIAALLGYSEPSVFFRAFRNWTRLTPGEYRQLRRRSDNS, from the coding sequence ATGGACGCATGCTCTCAAACACAACGTACGCCCTCGGTCAGCGTCAGCCTGACCCAGGCAGTGCTGCTCGCCGCGGTCCGTCTCGGACTCGACCGCGAATCCCTGCTCGCCGCCAGCGGCCTGCAGGAAGCCCAGCTCGGCGACCCCGACGCGCGCATCGACTTTCCCCGCCAGGAATCGCTCTGGGGAGCGATCCAGTCCCGCCTGCCCAGCCACGAACCAGGCCTGGCGCTGGGCCGCGCACTGTCGTCGGCCTCCTTCAGCGCGTTGGGCTATCTGCTGCAGAGCAGCACGACCCTGGGCGAAGCCCTCGAGTCGGGGCTGCGCTATCAGCGTCTGGTCGGCGAAGGCGGCCAGGTAACGATCGAGCCGCAAGCCGAAGTCATCTGGGTTGCCTATCGCCCGCTCAATCCCGAGCAACCGGCCACTCGCGCCCGGGCGCTGGCCCTGCTGAGTTTCTGGGCGCGCCAGCTCAAGGCGTTGCTGCCCGGCCTGCAGCTCGCCGGCTGCCGTTTCATGCACCGCCAGCCGGAGCACCTGGATGACTACGCAACGGCCTTCGCCTGTCCGCTGCACTTCGATACCCAGGACTATGCCCTAGGCCTGCCCAAGGCGATGGCCGGCGTCGCCCTGCCGCAGGCCAATGCCTCACTGCGCGACCTGCTGCGCCAGCACGCCGAAGGGCTGCTGGCCCGCCTGCCCAGCGCCAGCGTCAGCGGCCGGGTGGTGGCGCTGCTCGGCGAACAACTCACCCGAGGCGAACCGGGCCGCGCGGCGGTGGCCAGCGAACTGGGCCTGAGCGAACGCACCCTGCAACGGCGCCTGGCCGAGGAAGGCAGCAGTTATCAACAACTGCTCGCCGACACTCGCCGGCAACTGGCGGAGCGTTATCTCAGCGAAGGCAACCTGCCGGCCACCGATATCGCCGCGTTGCTCGGCTACTCCGAACCCAGCGTGTTCTTCCGCGCCTTCCGCAATTGGACGAGGCTGACCCCGGGCGAGTACCGCCAGCTCCGCCGCCGCTCGGACAACAGCTGA
- a CDS encoding LEA type 2 family protein, which yields MRGIREIVRRGSLIALLLALGACSSLFGLRDPLRVELVGLEPIAGQGMEARFAVKLRVQNPNDDAIDYNGIALDLAVNGQPLASGVSDASGQVPRFGEKVISVPVSISAFSAFRQAWGLSGGPPRQGMPYEINGKLAGGLFGTVRFNDKGVLNWPEPVARP from the coding sequence ATGCGAGGTATTCGAGAGATCGTTCGGCGGGGCAGCCTGATCGCCCTGCTGCTGGCGCTGGGGGCGTGCAGCAGCCTGTTCGGTCTGCGCGATCCGCTGCGGGTCGAGCTAGTCGGCCTGGAGCCCATCGCCGGACAGGGCATGGAGGCGCGTTTCGCCGTGAAGCTGCGGGTGCAGAACCCCAACGACGATGCCATCGACTACAACGGCATCGCCCTGGACCTGGCGGTCAACGGCCAGCCGCTGGCCAGCGGGGTGAGCGATGCCAGCGGGCAGGTGCCGCGCTTTGGCGAAAAAGTGATCAGCGTGCCGGTGAGCATCTCGGCCTTCTCCGCCTTCCGCCAGGCCTGGGGCCTGTCCGGCGGGCCGCCGCGCCAGGGCATGCCCTACGAGATCAACGGCAAGCTGGCCGGCGGTCTGTTCGGTACGGTGCGCTTCAACGACAAGGGCGTGCTGAACTGGCCGGAGCCGGTCGCACGCCCTTGA
- a CDS encoding GNAT family N-acetyltransferase, with the protein MITHSNPAELAALAAVGADHWIETLDDGSHVLIRPLRSEDRERERLFLERLSPMTRKFRFHGEVKIDDKLLDRLMDVDYQRTMAFIALTHVDGELREVGISRYAAVDGQLCECAVTIADEWKQMGLDVALMRHLIDVAKRNGFRQMYSIDSSMDRDIRDMSRELGFHAQLDPDDACQVIRRLAL; encoded by the coding sequence ATGATTACCCACAGCAACCCTGCGGAGCTTGCAGCCCTCGCGGCTGTCGGCGCCGATCACTGGATAGAGACCCTCGATGACGGCAGCCATGTGCTGATCCGCCCGCTGCGCTCGGAGGACCGTGAGCGCGAGCGCCTGTTCCTCGAGCGCCTGTCGCCCATGACCCGCAAATTCCGCTTCCACGGCGAAGTGAAGATCGACGACAAGCTGCTCGATCGCCTGATGGATGTGGATTACCAGCGCACTATGGCGTTCATTGCGCTGACGCATGTGGACGGTGAACTGCGGGAAGTCGGCATCAGTCGTTATGCGGCGGTGGACGGTCAGTTGTGCGAGTGCGCGGTGACCATCGCCGACGAGTGGAAGCAAATGGGCCTGGATGTCGCGCTGATGCGCCACCTGATCGACGTCGCCAAGCGCAACGGCTTCCGCCAGATGTACTCGATCGACTCCTCTATGGATCGTGATATCCGTGACATGTCCCGTGAATTGGGCTTCCACGCCCAACTCGATCCAGACGATGCCTGCCAGGTGATTCGCCGCCTGGCCCTGTAA
- a CDS encoding TerC family protein yields the protein MEWLTSPEIWIAFFTLTALEIVLGIDNIIMISILVGRMPKHMQPRTRFFGLALAMVTRILLLLSITWVMRLTADLFQVLGQGISGRDLILFFGGLFLLWKSSSEIYHGLEGEDETEGEPKSMMGGFIGTIIQIAIIDIVFSLDSVITAVGMVSNVPVMVAAIVVAVLVMMLAAGAISDFIDKHPSLKMLALSFLIVVGTVLIAEAFEVHVPKGYVYFAMAFSLAVEALNIRMRTARGKKEDPVKLRKDIPGQ from the coding sequence ATGGAATGGCTGACGAGCCCTGAAATCTGGATTGCGTTCTTCACCCTGACCGCCCTGGAGATCGTCCTGGGCATCGACAACATCATCATGATTTCCATCCTGGTCGGCCGCATGCCCAAGCACATGCAGCCGCGCACGCGCTTCTTCGGGCTGGCGCTGGCGATGGTCACGCGCATCCTGCTGCTGCTGTCGATCACCTGGGTGATGCGCCTGACCGCCGACCTCTTCCAGGTGCTCGGCCAGGGCATTTCCGGGCGCGATCTGATCCTGTTCTTCGGCGGCCTGTTCCTCCTGTGGAAAAGCAGCAGCGAGATCTACCACGGCCTGGAAGGCGAAGACGAAACCGAGGGCGAACCCAAGAGCATGATGGGCGGCTTCATCGGCACCATCATCCAGATCGCCATCATCGACATCGTGTTCTCCCTGGACTCGGTGATCACCGCCGTGGGCATGGTCTCCAACGTGCCGGTGATGGTCGCCGCGATCGTCGTCGCCGTACTGGTGATGATGCTGGCGGCCGGCGCCATCAGCGATTTCATCGACAAGCACCCGTCGCTGAAGATGCTCGCGCTGTCGTTCCTCATCGTGGTCGGCACCGTGCTGATCGCCGAAGCCTTCGAAGTCCACGTGCCCAAGGGCTACGTCTACTTCGCGATGGCCTTCTCGCTGGCGGTGGAAGCGCTGAACATCCGCATGCGCACCGCGCGCGGCAAGAAGGAAGATCCGGTGAAACTGCGCAAGGACATTCCGGGGCAGTAA
- a CDS encoding DUF799 domain-containing protein: MHRIKVLAGLFALALLAGCAPQKTVDYSAFKQSRPKSILVLPPLNESPDVKASYGMLSQITYPLAEAGYYVLPVALVDETFRQNGVSTPADIHQLPAGKLREIFGADAGLYVTVTEYGTSYMVLSSASIVTASARLVDLRSGTTLWTGTATASSEEGSQNSGGLVGMLISAAVKQIISSAQEDASYPIAGITGARLLSAGHNGGLLYGPRSPKYGTD, translated from the coding sequence ATGCATAGGATCAAGGTTCTCGCCGGTCTGTTCGCCCTGGCCCTGCTCGCGGGTTGTGCACCGCAGAAGACCGTGGACTACTCCGCCTTCAAGCAGAGCCGCCCGAAGTCGATCCTGGTGCTGCCGCCGCTCAACGAGTCGCCGGACGTGAAGGCTTCCTACGGCATGCTTTCGCAGATCACCTACCCGCTGGCCGAGGCGGGTTACTACGTGCTGCCGGTTGCCCTTGTGGATGAAACCTTCCGCCAGAACGGCGTGAGCACTCCCGCTGACATCCACCAGTTGCCCGCCGGCAAACTGCGCGAAATCTTCGGCGCCGATGCCGGGCTCTACGTCACCGTCACCGAGTACGGCACCAGCTACATGGTGCTGAGCAGCGCAAGCATCGTTACCGCGAGCGCCCGCCTGGTCGACCTGCGTTCCGGAACCACCCTCTGGACCGGTACCGCCACCGCTTCCAGCGAGGAGGGCAGCCAGAACAGCGGCGGCCTGGTCGGCATGCTAATCAGCGCTGCAGTGAAGCAGATCATCTCCAGCGCCCAGGAAGACGCCAGCTACCCGATCGCCGGTATCACCGGTGCCCGCCTGTTGTCCGCCGGACACAACGGGGGACTGCTGTACGGTCCACGCTCGCCCAAGTACGGTACCGACTGA
- a CDS encoding M16 family metallopeptidase: protein MRWLLFPLLSLLLAGWSSADQRQTVEAYQLENGMGVLFKPTREKGHVSIRLIVGVGFSDFSCHDRQLPHLMEHLFFSGLDGGDEADLEARMQALGGQWNAYTSEGDTAFVVESPAATQRQVLDLLLEAITRTRLDARKIASAKQVLVREDGGHYSHLQRWLDHQNVSRAGQEQLAVELGLACAERAPLEHLNQAQLDRVRKDWYVPSNMTLIIVGDLDPRLPVYLGRTYGALVDHDTPERRELPEMKGSAERQRTLTTRLFGESMVLHWIFPEPGDADGASLDLLQAYLNDALYTELRVRRELSYGPWSERSAWANQGFLSLNADIERDDQDATLKALHGVVDRIRHDGLDPARFSRIQRVARAQLAWSTPGNATLADYYWGALGDFDDGRFPDEDKRLAKVSLPQVNTLAQRLFKDDGYLRIEKPLLDDDAIYPLAAVAALLIAVLLGLALWRRRG from the coding sequence ATGCGTTGGTTGTTGTTCCCCCTGCTGTCCCTGCTGCTTGCTGGCTGGTCATCCGCCGACCAGCGCCAGACGGTCGAGGCCTATCAGCTGGAAAACGGCATGGGCGTGCTGTTCAAGCCCACCCGCGAGAAGGGTCACGTCTCCATCCGGCTGATCGTCGGCGTCGGTTTCAGCGATTTCTCCTGCCATGACCGCCAGTTGCCGCACCTGATGGAACACCTGTTCTTTAGCGGCCTGGACGGCGGCGACGAGGCCGATCTGGAAGCCCGCATGCAGGCCCTGGGCGGACAGTGGAATGCCTATACCAGTGAAGGCGATACCGCCTTTGTCGTCGAGTCGCCGGCCGCCACCCAGCGCCAGGTACTCGACCTGCTGCTGGAAGCCATCACCCGCACTCGACTGGACGCCCGCAAGATCGCATCGGCCAAGCAAGTACTGGTGCGCGAGGACGGCGGCCACTATTCGCACCTGCAGCGCTGGCTCGATCACCAGAACGTCAGCCGCGCCGGCCAGGAACAGCTTGCCGTGGAGCTGGGGCTGGCCTGCGCCGAACGCGCTCCGCTCGAGCACCTGAACCAGGCCCAGCTGGATCGGGTGCGCAAGGACTGGTACGTGCCAAGCAACATGACGCTGATCATCGTCGGCGACCTCGACCCGCGCCTGCCGGTGTACCTGGGCCGCACCTACGGCGCCCTGGTCGATCACGACACCCCCGAGCGCCGCGAGCTGCCGGAGATGAAGGGGTCGGCCGAGCGCCAGCGTACGCTGACCACCCGCCTGTTCGGCGAGAGCATGGTGCTGCACTGGATATTCCCCGAACCCGGGGATGCCGATGGCGCATCCCTGGACCTCCTGCAGGCCTACCTGAACGACGCGCTATACACCGAGCTGCGGGTTCGTCGCGAGCTGTCGTACGGTCCGTGGAGCGAGCGCAGTGCATGGGCCAACCAGGGTTTCCTCAGCCTCAACGCGGACATCGAGCGTGACGATCAGGACGCCACGCTCAAGGCGTTGCACGGGGTGGTGGACAGGATTCGCCACGACGGGCTGGACCCGGCGCGTTTCAGTCGCATCCAGCGCGTGGCGCGAGCCCAGTTGGCCTGGAGCACACCCGGCAACGCGACGCTGGCGGATTATTACTGGGGCGCGCTGGGCGACTTCGATGACGGCCGCTTCCCCGACGAGGACAAACGCCTGGCGAAAGTCAGCCTGCCGCAGGTGAACACCCTGGCGCAGCGGCTGTTCAAGGACGACGGCTACCTGCGCATCGAGAAACCGCTGCTGGACGACGATGCGATCTATCCACTGGCAGCCGTGGCCGCGCTGCTGATCGCCGTATTGCTGGGCCTGGCATTGTGGCGCCGGCGAGGCTGA